The DNA segment AAAATTATGGCGCCGCCACTGTCGCCTGGCTCGCGGGTCCTGATAGCCCTTATACGGGTCTATCAACGCCTGATCAGTCCGCTGCTTGGGCCGCATTGCCGTTTCACGCCAACCTGCTCAAGCTACGGAATTGAGGCATTGCGCAGGTTTGGAGTGATAAAAGGCAGTTGGTTGACGGTGAAACGCGTATTAAAATGCCACCCTTTACACCCTGGTGGTGACGATCCCGTCCCGCCCGGACCATTTGATACCAGAGAACACTAACGATGGATTCGCAACGCAATCTTTTAGTCATCGCTTTGCTGTTCGTGTCTTTCATGATCTGGCAAGCCTGGGAGCAGGATAAAAATCCGCAGCCTCAGACCCAACAGACCACGCAGACAACGACCACCGCAGCGGGTAGCGCCGCCGACCAGGGCGTACCGGCCAGTGGCCAGGGGAAACTGATTACGGTTAAGACCGACGTGCTTGATCTGACCATCAACACCCGTGGCGGTGATGTTGAGCAGGCCTTGCTGCCAACTTACCCGAAAGAGCTGGGTTCTAAAGAACCGTTCCAGTTGCTGGAAACGACTCCGCAGTTTATCTACCAGGCGCAAAGCGGCCTGACCGGTCGTGATGGCCCGGATAACCCGGCTAACGGCCCGCGTCCGCTGTACAGCGTCGATAACGACACGTTTGTCCTCGCGGATGGCCAGAACGAACTGCATGTTCCGATGACCTGGACTGACGCCGCTGGCAACACCTTCACCAAAACGTTTGTCCTCAAACGCGGTGAATATGCGGTCAACGTCAACTACAGCGTGCAGAACGCCGGTGAGAAACCGCTGGAGATCTCCACCTTTGGTCAGTTGAAGCAATCCATCAATCTGCCGTCTCATCGCGACACCGGTAGCAGCAACTTTGCACTGCATACCTTCCGTGGCGCGGCGTACTCTACGCCGGATGAGAAGTACGAAAAATACAAATTCGACACCATTGCCGATAACGAAAACCTGAACGTCAGCTCCAACGGCGGTTGGGTCGCCATGTTGCAGCAGTACTTCGCAACGGCATGGATTCCGCGTAACGACGGCACCAATAACTTCTATACCGCTAATCTGGGTAACGGCATTGCCGCTATCGGCTATAAATCTCAGCCGGTTCTGGTACAGCCGGGTCAGACTGGCGCAATGACCAGCACCCTGTGGGTTGGCCCGGAAATTCAGGATAAAATGGCGGCCGTTGCACCGCACCTGGATCTGACCGTTGATTACGGTTGGCTGTGGTTCATCTCTCAGCCGCTGTTCAAACTGCTGAAATGGATTCATAGCTTCCTGGGTAACTGGGGCTTCTCCATCATC comes from the Citrobacter koseri ATCC BAA-895 genome and includes:
- the yidD gene encoding membrane protein insertion efficiency factor YidD, translated to MAPPLSPGSRVLIALIRVYQRLISPLLGPHCRFTPTCSSYGIEALRRFGVIKGSWLTVKRVLKCHPLHPGGDDPVPPGPFDTREH
- the yidC gene encoding membrane protein insertase YidC, with the protein product MDSQRNLLVIALLFVSFMIWQAWEQDKNPQPQTQQTTQTTTTAAGSAADQGVPASGQGKLITVKTDVLDLTINTRGGDVEQALLPTYPKELGSKEPFQLLETTPQFIYQAQSGLTGRDGPDNPANGPRPLYSVDNDTFVLADGQNELHVPMTWTDAAGNTFTKTFVLKRGEYAVNVNYSVQNAGEKPLEISTFGQLKQSINLPSHRDTGSSNFALHTFRGAAYSTPDEKYEKYKFDTIADNENLNVSSNGGWVAMLQQYFATAWIPRNDGTNNFYTANLGNGIAAIGYKSQPVLVQPGQTGAMTSTLWVGPEIQDKMAAVAPHLDLTVDYGWLWFISQPLFKLLKWIHSFLGNWGFSIIVITFIVRGIMYPLTKAQYTSMAKMRMLQPKIQAMRERLGDDKQRQSQEMMALYKAEKVNPLGGCFPLIIQMPIFLALYYMLMGSIELRHAPFALWIHDLSAQDPYYILPILMGVTMFFIQKMSPTTVTDPMQQKIMTFMPVIFTVFFLWFPSGLVLYYIVSNLVTIIQQQLIYRGLEKRGLHSREKKSS